From Ipomoea triloba cultivar NCNSP0323 chromosome 5, ASM357664v1, the proteins below share one genomic window:
- the LOC116019778 gene encoding cysteine-rich receptor-like protein kinase 42 — MHFLSSKFPFLKWATTAVILLISTASFCYAADPRIEEAAPMNCSVNRVSPTFIIPIFTRVMEVVSQSVTDHGWGNSSTVTTNASMYALAQCYEDLPRQDCLLCYASSRTKLPRCLPGIAGRLFLDGCFLRYDNYSFFSESTSAQDKANCSSSIGTPPPPPNFATNAGRLIDNITAAAAARGGFATGNANGVYVLAQCWKTVSREGCGQCLAKARTEAKNCLPSVEGRAMNAGCYLRYSTENFISDPNETDGGGSAVSKKGVKVAIALSVIAFVMISAFIAYTWRNKALKRKQERKNLGPLLGIYSKSNLNFKYETLEKATNYFDPSMKLGQGGAGSVYKGTLNDGRVVAVKRLFFNTRQWVDEFFNEVNLISGVEHRNLVKLLGCSIEGPESLLVYEFVPNKSLDQYIFDKNKVLTWRERVHIVVGTAEGIAFLHGGTSIRIIHRDIKSSNVLLDENLAPKIADFGLARCFAPDKTHLSTGIAGTLGYMAPEYLVRGQLTEKADVYSFGVLVLEIVSGRKSNAFADDSGSLLQTVWRLYRTDRSSEVVDPSLEGDFNANEASKVVQVGLLCCQAIPALRPSMPEVVEMLTINDREIPEPTQPPFINSSVLAGGSMSSIKTLVSSALNRQDGSSYTSTTDQSSSMQSTSDGIRSEEFRNH; from the exons ATGCATTTCTTGAGCTCAAAATTCCCTTTTCTGAAATGGGCGACTACTGCAGTCATCTTGCTGATCAGTACGGCGTCGTTTTGTTACGCCGCCGATCCCCGGATTGAAGAGGCAGCGCCGATGAACTGCAGCGTGAACAGAGTATCTCCGACTTTCATCATCCCGATATTTACTAGGGTTATGGAGGTTGTGTCGCAGTCTGTTACAGATCACGGATGGGGAAATTCCAGTACCGTTACGACAAACGCCTCTATGTACGCTTTAGCGCAGTGCTACGAAGATCTTCCCCGGCAGGATTGTCTCCTTTGCTACGCCTCCAGCCGGACGAAGCTCCCGCGGTGCCTTCCGGGGATCGCCGGCCGGTTGTTTCTCGACGGCTGTTTTCTCCGGTACGATAACTACAGCTTCTTCAGCGAGAGCACCTCCGCTCAGGACAAAGCGAATTGCAGCAGCTCGATCGgaacgccgccgccgccgccgaatTTTGCGACGAACGCGGGGAGATTGATTGATAACAtcacggcggcggcggcggcgcgtggAGGATTCGCGACGGGGAATGCGAACGGGGTGTACGTATTGGCGCAGTGCTGGAAAACGGTGAGCAGAGAGGGGTGCGGACAATGCTTGGCGAAGGCGAGAACGGAGGCGAAGAATTGCTTGCCTAGCGTAGAAGGGAGGGCGATGAACGCCGGCTGTTATTTGAGATATTCCACCGAGAATTTCATCAGCGATCCGAATGAGACAGACGGCGGGGGCTCCG CGGTATCCAAGAAAGGGGTAAAGGTGGCAATTGCATTGAGTGTGATTGCGTTTGTTATGATCTCTGCCTTTATTGCATACACATGGCGAAACAAGGCATTGAAGAGAAAACAAG AAAGGAAGAATCTTGGTCCATTATTGGGCATTTACAGCAAATCTAATCTCAACTTTAAGTATGAAActctggagaaggcaaccaactATTTTGATCCTTCCATGAAACTTGGGCAAGGAGGAGCTGGTTCTGTGTACAAGGGAACGTTGAATGATGGGAGAGTTGTTGCAGTGAAGAGATTGTTTTTCAATACTAGGCAGTGGGTGGATGAGTTCTTCAATGAGGTGAATCTTATAAGTGGAGTTGAGCACAGGAATCTTGTCAAGCTTCTGGGTTGCAGCATCGAAGGCCCCGAAAGCCTGCTGGTTTATGAGTTTGTGCCTAACAAGAGCCTCGATCAATACATCTTTG ACAAGAACAAGGTTCTGACCTGGAGGGAGCGGGTTCACATTGTGGTTGGGACAGCAGAAGGTATAGCCTTTCTCCATGGAGGAACCTCAATCAGAATCATCCACAGGGACATCAAGAGCAGCAATGTCCTTTTGGATGAAAACCTCGCACCTAAGATTGCTGATTTTGGGCTTGCACGCTGTTTTGCGCCTGATAAAACTCATCTCAGCACTGGCATTGCCGGGACAct AGGATATATGGCTCCGGAATACCTTGTCAGAGGACAGCTCACGGAGAAGGCTGATGTCTACAGCTTCGGTGTGCTTGTTCTTGAGATTGTATCTGGTAGGAAAAGCAATGCCTTTGCAGATGACTCGGGCTCGCTACTGCAAACA GTATGGAGGCTTTACAGAACTGATCGGTCCTCTGAAGTAGTAGACCCTTCTCTCGAAGGCGATTTTAATGCAAATGAGGCATCTAAAGTGGTTCAGGTTGGGCTACTATGCTGCCAGGCAATTCCTGCTTTAAGACCATCCATGCCTGAAGTTGTGGAGATGCTAACAATCAACGATCGCGAAATCCCTGAACCGACACAGCCCCCCTTCATCAACTCGAGCGTACTGGCAGGCGGCTCCATGAGTAGCATTAAAACGTTGGTATCCAGCGCGCTGAACAGACAGGACGGGTCTTCCTACACTTCCACCACAGACCAATCCTCTAGCATGCAGAGTACTTCTGATGGAATTAGAAGCGAGGAGTTTCGAAATCATTAG
- the LOC116019776 gene encoding pentatricopeptide repeat-containing protein At2g13600-like yields MRSVLKPLYAIDPRKHKSYISKSLTLLNEFSNGKLAIHGALLHGHLIKTGFSSQRYVAVKLLVMYSSLRKSAEANEMLKEFDGFNLVVSNCLISANINWGKPDEARQLFDKMPERNEVSWTALVSGLLRYGRVEEALWYFERNPFQNVICWTATISGLVQNGLSFDAIKLLPKMLQSGVMPNDVTFTSVLRACGELGDFELGMCLLGLAVKVGFEDHLAVSNALITFSVRLGEGDLAKRTFDRMEIKDVVSWTAILDMYFGEGDLKEARRIFDQMPERNEVSWSAMISRYNHSGYLEEAVNLFHQMVKDGFKPNISCFSTALSSLASLKALRAGRTIHAFVLKLGSETNPFIGSSLVDLYCKCGHIEDGCLAFDSILEKNVVCWNSMVAGYSLNGYLEEARELFDQIPKKNNVSWNSLMTGYLGGEEFDKLFGVFNEMILSGEQPNKSTFSVVLCACANLASLEKGENLHGKVIKLGFQYDIFVDTALLDMYAKSGSIESSRKIFERMPQKNVITWTAMIQGLAENGFAEESLALFEQMEQTTSFSPNEHILLAVLFACSHCGLVDKGLYHFNSMQKVYGVKPNERHYTCVVDMLSRSGRLLEAEKFISSIPYEPEANTWAALLSGCRTYGNEIMAERVSRKLSESAEKKSGGYVLLSNVYASAGRWMDVLNTRKSMQDKGLKKSGGFSWIEVRNQRHLFYSLDGSHTASAEIYGVLELLNSEMQILTTVHV; encoded by the coding sequence ATGAGAAGTGTTCTAAAGCCCCTCTATGCCATCGACccaagaaaacataaatcctaCATTAGCAAGAGCCTTACACTTCTGAATGAATTCTCAAACGGAAAATTAGCTATTCACGGAGCTCTCCTCCATGGACATTTGATCAAAACGGGCTTTTCGTCGCAGCGGTACGTAGCCGTTAAACTGCTTGTTATGTACTCAAGTCTCAGAAAATCTGCTGAAGCTAATGAAATGCTGAAGGAATTCGATGGGTTTAATTTGGTTGTCAGTAATTGTTTAATTTCTGCGAATATCAACTGGGGGAAGCCAGACGAAGCCCGTCAactgtttgataaaatgcccgaGAGAAATGAAGTTTCTTGGACTGCTTTGGTTTCGGGCCTTTTACGGTATGGGAGGGTTGAAGAGGCATTGTGGTACTTTGAGAGAAACCCATTTCAAAATGTCATATGTTGGACTGCAACAATCAGTGGGCTTGTTCAAAATGGATTGAGCTTTGATGCCATCAAGCTCCTCCCAAAGATGCTTCAATCTGGAGTGATGCCTAATGATGTTACTTTTACCTCTGTACTTAGAGCCTGTGGAGAATTGGGTGATTTTGAGCTGGGAATGTGTCTGCTGGGTTTGGCTGTTAAGGTTGGGTTTGAGGATCACTTGGCAGTTTCTAATGCTTTGATTACGTTTAGTGTTCGGTTGGGCGAGGGTGATCTGGCTAAAAGAACCTTTGATAGGATGGAGATAAAAGACGTTGTTTCTTGGACAGCGATTCTCGACATGTATTTTGGGGAGGGGGACTTGAAGGAAGCTCGTAGGATCTTTGATCAGATGCCCGAGAGAAATGAAGTTTCTTGGAGTGCAATGATCTCGAGGTACAACCATAGTGGCTATTTAGAAGAAGCAGTCAATCTCTTCCATCAGATGGTTAAAGATGGGTTCAAGCCAAATATTTCATGCTTTTCAACTGCACTCAGTTCACTGGCAAGCCTGAAGGCTTTGCGAGCAGGAAGGACCATCCACGCGTTTGTTCTGAAACTTGGGTCTGAAACAAATCCTTTCATTGGTAGCTCGCTGGTTGACTTGTATTGCAAATGCGGGCATATTGAGGATGGATGTCTAGCTTTTGATTCGATCCTGGAGAAGAACGTTGTTTGTTGGAATTCTATGGTTGCTGGCTATAGTTTGAATGGCTACCTCGAAGAAGCCCGGGAACTGTTTGATCAGATTCCCaagaaaaataatgtgtccTGGAACTCTCTGATGACGGGTTATCTGGGAGGTGAAGAATTTGATAAGCTGTTTGGAGTATTCAATGAAATGATCTTGTCAGGAGAACAACCCAATAAGTCTACTTTCTCTGTTGTTTTATGTGCATGCGCTAACTTAGCCTCATTAGAGAAAGGCGAGAACTTACATGGTAAAGTCATAAAACTTGGTTTCCAGTATGATATATTTGTGGATACTGCACTTTTGGATATGTATGCAAAGTCTGGAAGCATTGAAAGCTCTCGgaaaatttttgaaagaatgCCTCAGAAGAACGTGATTACTTGGACAGCTATGATTCAGGGTCTCGCAGAAAATGGGTTTGCGGAGGAATCTCTTGCTCTCTTTGAACAGATGGAACAAACTACGTCCTTCTCGCCTAATGAGCACATACTTTTAGCGGTTTTATTTGCTTGTTCCCATTGTGGTCTAGTTGATAAAGGACTCTATCATTTCAACTCAATGCAAAAGGTATATGGTGTAAAGCCAAACGAAAGACACTACACTTGTGTGGTGGATATGCTTTCTCGGTCAGGACGTCTTTTAGAAGCAGAAAAGTTCATCTCAAGCATTCCCTACGAACCCGAGGCTAACACGTGGGCTGCTCTATTAAGCGGTTGCAGAACATATGGGAATGAGATAATGGCAGAAAGGGTATCCCGAAAGCTCTCAGAGTCTGCAGAAAAGAAGTCGGGAGGCTATGTTCTGCTGTCAAACGTCTACGCTTCAGCAGGTAGATGGATGGATGTTCTGAACACAAGAAAATCAATGCAGGACAAAGGGTTGAAGAAAAGTGGCGGTTTTAGTTGGATAGAGGTTAGAAATCAACgacatttattttattcccTGGATGGTTCTCACACTGCATCAGCTGAGATTTATGGGGTTCTAGAACTACTAAATTCTGAAATGCAAATCCTAACAACTGTGCATGTCTGA